Proteins from a genomic interval of Microbacterium imperiale:
- a CDS encoding MFS transporter, translating into MTTPDLPRSAARWALFALAIGSFGIGMTEFVVMGLLPDIARELSPGVYADDPEAAIAQAGWLITLYAAGVVVGAPTIAGTVAKYPRHRVMVFLALALTVFTALTLVLPTFELVAASRFLAGLPHGAYFGIGALVAADVLGPGKRAQGVAFVLTGLTIANVVGVPLGTFLGQQFGWRAAFLVVAVIFAAATIAIAVTVPHHAGEPSRTLRAELRVFRIGQVWFALGIGAIGFGGFFAVYSYIATLVTEAAGSPQWVVPIVLVIAGLGMTTGNLVGGRLADRDLRRSLVGGLIALALVQALLALTAGWIVAVGFFVFLVGFFSAALSPTIQTRLMDVAGDNQSIAAALNHSALNMGNAMGAALGGAVIAAGLGFVAPVWVGVVLALAGLAITLVSFSVEARTGRRGAAVALPR; encoded by the coding sequence GTGACGACCCCCGACCTGCCCCGATCCGCCGCCCGTTGGGCTCTGTTCGCTCTCGCCATCGGCAGCTTCGGCATCGGGATGACCGAGTTCGTCGTCATGGGTCTGCTCCCCGACATCGCGCGCGAGCTCAGCCCGGGCGTCTACGCGGACGACCCCGAGGCCGCCATCGCACAGGCCGGATGGCTCATCACCCTCTACGCGGCGGGGGTCGTCGTCGGAGCGCCGACGATCGCGGGAACCGTCGCGAAGTACCCGCGGCACCGCGTGATGGTGTTCCTGGCCCTCGCCCTGACGGTGTTCACCGCCCTCACGCTCGTGCTGCCCACCTTCGAGCTCGTGGCCGCATCGCGCTTTCTCGCCGGCCTTCCGCACGGGGCGTACTTCGGCATCGGCGCGCTCGTGGCGGCAGACGTGCTCGGGCCGGGCAAGCGCGCGCAGGGTGTCGCGTTCGTGCTGACGGGCCTGACGATCGCGAACGTGGTCGGCGTGCCGCTGGGGACGTTCCTCGGCCAGCAGTTCGGCTGGCGAGCCGCCTTCCTCGTCGTCGCCGTCATCTTCGCCGCCGCGACGATCGCGATCGCGGTGACGGTGCCGCACCACGCCGGGGAGCCGTCGCGCACCCTCCGCGCCGAGTTGCGCGTCTTCCGCATCGGCCAGGTCTGGTTCGCGCTCGGGATCGGCGCCATCGGGTTCGGCGGGTTCTTCGCCGTCTACAGCTACATCGCGACCCTCGTCACCGAGGCCGCGGGCTCGCCGCAGTGGGTCGTGCCCATCGTGCTCGTCATCGCCGGGCTCGGGATGACGACCGGCAACCTCGTGGGCGGTCGGCTGGCCGACCGTGATCTGCGCCGCAGCCTGGTGGGCGGGCTCATCGCGCTCGCGCTCGTGCAGGCGCTGCTGGCGCTCACCGCCGGGTGGATCGTCGCCGTCGGATTCTTCGTCTTCCTCGTGGGCTTCTTCTCGGCGGCACTGAGCCCCACCATCCAGACCCGTCTGATGGATGTCGCCGGCGACAACCAGTCGATCGCGGCGGCGCTCAACCACTCGGCGCTGAACATGGGCAACGCGATGGGCGCTGCGCTCGGCGGTGCCGTGATCGCGGCCGGCCTCGGTTTCGTCGCGCCGGTGTGGGTGGGGGTGGTCCTGGCGCTCGCTGGTCTGGCCATCACGCTCGTGAGCTTCTCCGTCGAGGCGCGGACAGGTCGCCGCGGTGCGGCGGTCGCGTTGCCGCGCTGA
- a CDS encoding thiamine-binding protein: MLVAFSVAPSGTGRADGSVHDAVAAAVAVVRASGLPNRTTSMFTEIEGEWDEVMDVVKRATEAVLPFGSRVSLVLKADIRPGYTGELDAKIDRLERAIDDDGL; the protein is encoded by the coding sequence ATGCTCGTCGCTTTCTCCGTCGCCCCCAGCGGCACCGGCCGCGCCGATGGCTCGGTCCACGACGCGGTCGCCGCCGCCGTCGCCGTCGTGCGAGCCTCCGGCCTGCCGAACCGAACGACGTCGATGTTCACCGAGATCGAGGGGGAGTGGGACGAGGTGATGGATGTCGTCAAGCGAGCGACCGAGGCGGTGCTGCCGTTCGGGTCGCGCGTCTCTCTCGTGCTGAAGGCGGACATCCGTCCCGGCTACACCGGCGAGCTCGACGCGAAGATTGATCGGCTCGAGCGGGCCATCGACGACGACGGGCTCTGA
- a CDS encoding glycosyltransferase 87 family protein codes for MSRRGTLWIAFALVHLLVSVLGFVLPNQPMGDVYLVYEPWSRAALTGGDIVGIDQDWVYPQLALVPMVLAHGFAWIAGYIVGWAVLVAVVDAVAFAVLIGDARSRGRVTAAWFWLAAILLLGPVGLYRLDAITVALAVLGCVWLRGRPGLAGIVLAVATWIKVWPAALIGAAVIVLRRRGALIVSGLVVSAVTVAVVVAAGGAAHALGFVGDQTSRGLQVEAPVSTFYVWGTMLGVPGFSVYYASDILTFQVTGTDIDPVIAVMTPVLIAGVAGVAALAAVQTWRGAAVRHVLPTAAMALVVTFVALNKVGSPQYLCWLVPPVVLGLLLDRRAWARPAVAVLVLSALTQLIYPVLYNDVLTAQPVGVAVLTIRNVLLVALGVWMVVRLARVPLRQPASVPA; via the coding sequence GTGTCGAGACGGGGAACGCTGTGGATCGCGTTCGCGCTCGTGCATCTGCTCGTGTCGGTGCTCGGGTTCGTCCTGCCGAATCAGCCGATGGGCGACGTCTACCTCGTCTACGAACCGTGGTCGCGGGCCGCGCTGACGGGCGGTGACATCGTCGGCATCGACCAGGACTGGGTGTATCCGCAGCTGGCCCTCGTGCCGATGGTGCTCGCTCACGGCTTCGCCTGGATCGCGGGATACATCGTCGGATGGGCGGTGCTCGTTGCTGTCGTGGACGCCGTCGCCTTCGCCGTGCTCATCGGTGATGCCCGCTCGCGCGGGCGGGTCACTGCGGCATGGTTCTGGCTCGCCGCCATCCTCCTGCTCGGCCCGGTCGGGCTGTACCGCCTCGACGCGATCACCGTCGCGCTCGCCGTGCTGGGCTGCGTGTGGCTGCGCGGCCGGCCCGGGCTCGCCGGCATCGTGCTCGCCGTCGCGACGTGGATCAAGGTCTGGCCTGCCGCGCTCATCGGTGCCGCCGTCATCGTGCTGCGTCGCCGGGGCGCCCTCATCGTGTCGGGGCTCGTCGTCTCGGCGGTGACCGTCGCGGTCGTCGTCGCGGCCGGCGGTGCCGCCCACGCCCTCGGCTTCGTCGGCGATCAGACCTCGCGCGGCCTTCAGGTCGAGGCGCCGGTGAGCACGTTCTACGTGTGGGGCACGATGCTCGGTGTCCCCGGCTTTTCCGTCTACTACGCCAGCGACATCCTGACCTTCCAGGTCACGGGCACCGACATCGACCCGGTCATCGCGGTCATGACGCCCGTGCTCATCGCGGGCGTCGCCGGCGTCGCCGCGCTCGCCGCCGTGCAGACGTGGCGCGGCGCTGCGGTGCGGCACGTGCTGCCGACGGCGGCGATGGCGCTCGTCGTGACGTTCGTCGCCCTGAACAAGGTCGGGTCGCCGCAATACCTCTGCTGGCTGGTGCCGCCGGTGGTGCTCGGCCTGCTGCTCGACCGCCGGGCCTGGGCTCGTCCGGCCGTCGCCGTCCTCGTGCTCAGCGCGCTGACCCAGCTCATCTACCCCGTGCTGTATAACGACGTCCTGACCGCCCAGCCGGTCGGCGTCGCGGTGCTGACGATCCGCAACGTTCTGCTCGTCGCGCTGGGGGTGTGGATGGTCGTGCGCCTCGCGCGCGTGCCCCTGCGTCAGCCGGCATCCGTTCCCGCCTGA
- a CDS encoding ADP-dependent NAD(P)H-hydrate dehydratase, which translates to MVEIHEWDAGDTAALLREPTAEDHKYSRGVLGVRTGSQEYPGAAVLGVEAAWRTGIGMVRYLGPDRAADLVLQRRPETVTMPGRVQAWLIGSGTDAATRPPAETARLQELMRGDIPVVVDAGALDLVAHATAPIVVTPHQSEHARLRELLGLPERAATTLDERADAARDTARSSGAAVLLKGAETIVAAPDGWTTVVRAGTGWLATAGTGDVLGGILGAIVAARAADHDVDAAALAPLAAAAAFVHGHAGRAAGTGPRTALDVADAVPGVVAALLTGDAPAL; encoded by the coding sequence ATGGTCGAGATCCACGAGTGGGATGCGGGCGACACGGCCGCGCTCCTGCGGGAGCCAACTGCCGAGGACCACAAGTATTCCCGGGGAGTGCTCGGTGTGCGCACCGGCTCGCAGGAATATCCCGGAGCCGCCGTCCTCGGCGTCGAGGCGGCGTGGCGCACCGGAATCGGCATGGTGCGCTACCTCGGCCCCGACCGCGCGGCCGACCTCGTGCTGCAACGGCGGCCCGAGACGGTGACGATGCCGGGCCGCGTGCAGGCCTGGCTGATCGGATCCGGGACGGATGCCGCCACCCGGCCGCCCGCCGAGACGGCGCGCCTGCAGGAGCTGATGCGCGGCGACATCCCCGTCGTCGTCGACGCCGGCGCGCTCGACCTCGTCGCGCACGCGACGGCCCCGATCGTCGTGACCCCGCACCAGAGCGAGCACGCCCGGCTGCGCGAACTGCTGGGGCTGCCCGAGCGCGCCGCGACGACCCTCGACGAGCGGGCGGATGCCGCGCGCGACACGGCACGCTCGAGCGGGGCCGCCGTGCTGCTCAAAGGTGCCGAGACGATCGTGGCCGCGCCGGACGGCTGGACCACGGTGGTGCGGGCCGGCACCGGATGGCTGGCCACGGCGGGTACGGGGGATGTGCTCGGCGGCATCCTCGGTGCGATCGTCGCTGCGCGCGCAGCCGACCACGACGTGGATGCCGCCGCGCTCGCGCCGCTCGCCGCGGCCGCCGCCTTCGTCCACGGCCACGCCGGCCGCGCCGCGGGCACCGGCCCCCGCACGGCGCTCGATGTGGCCGACGCCGTACCGGGTGTCGTCGCGGCGCTGCTGACCGGAGATGCTCCCGCACTCTGA
- a CDS encoding NADH:flavin oxidoreductase/NADH oxidase, with amino-acid sequence MSQLFSPLTIRAVEVPNRLWVAPMCQYSAVDGMPNDWHHVHLAQFASGGAGLVMAEATAVVPEGRITPDDTGIWNDEQRDAWKPIVASIRNRGAVPAIQLAHAGRKASTWSPLAPESGTVPASDGGWQALAPSAEAYDGYARPAALDLAQIDELVAAFAAAAERSLDAGFEVLEIHAAHGYLLHEFLSPLSNLRTDEYGGSLENRARVLLRIVDAVRAVAPEAPLFVRFSATDWAEGGWDVADTATVTAWVAERGVDLVDISSGGNVAHQSITTGPGYQVPFAREVRDTTGVPVSAVGEITTGTQAEEILAAAHADAIMAGREWLRDPHFGLRAAVELGEDASIWPPQYVRARRR; translated from the coding sequence GTGAGCCAGCTGTTCAGCCCCCTGACCATCCGCGCCGTCGAGGTGCCCAACCGCCTGTGGGTCGCCCCCATGTGCCAGTACTCGGCGGTGGACGGCATGCCCAACGACTGGCACCACGTGCACCTCGCCCAGTTCGCCTCCGGAGGCGCCGGTCTCGTCATGGCCGAGGCCACCGCGGTCGTGCCCGAGGGGCGGATCACCCCCGACGACACCGGCATCTGGAACGACGAGCAGCGCGACGCCTGGAAGCCGATCGTCGCCTCGATCCGCAACCGCGGCGCGGTGCCGGCGATCCAGCTGGCGCACGCGGGACGCAAGGCCTCGACCTGGTCGCCGTTGGCGCCCGAAAGCGGCACCGTTCCCGCCAGCGACGGCGGCTGGCAGGCCCTCGCCCCCTCCGCCGAGGCCTACGACGGGTACGCGCGCCCCGCGGCGCTCGACCTCGCCCAGATCGACGAGCTCGTGGCGGCCTTCGCCGCAGCGGCCGAGCGGTCGCTCGACGCGGGCTTCGAGGTGCTCGAGATCCACGCCGCGCATGGCTACCTGCTGCACGAGTTCCTCTCGCCGCTGTCGAACCTTCGCACCGACGAGTACGGTGGATCGCTCGAGAACCGTGCGCGCGTGCTGCTGCGCATCGTCGACGCGGTTCGCGCCGTCGCCCCCGAGGCGCCTCTGTTCGTGCGCTTCTCGGCCACCGACTGGGCCGAGGGCGGATGGGATGTCGCCGACACCGCGACCGTCACGGCGTGGGTCGCCGAGCGCGGCGTCGACCTCGTCGACATCTCCAGCGGCGGCAACGTCGCGCACCAGAGCATCACGACCGGTCCGGGCTACCAGGTGCCGTTCGCCCGAGAGGTGCGCGACACCACGGGCGTCCCCGTCAGCGCCGTAGGCGAGATCACGACCGGCACGCAGGCCGAGGAGATCCTCGCCGCCGCGCACGCCGACGCGATCATGGCCGGCCGGGAATGGCTGCGCGATCCGCACTTCGGACTCCGCGCCGCCGTCGAGCTCGGCGAGGACGCGTCGATCTGGCCGCCGCAGTACGTGCGCGCACGCCGACGCTGA
- a CDS encoding hemolysin family protein has translation MNDWAGLAWLVVLLAFNAFFVGSEFAVISARRSQIEPLAEKGSRPAKTALWAMEHATLMLATCQLGITICSLVILNVSEPAIHHLLAVPLGLTGWGEAVVDIVAFVVALVIVSYLHVVFGEMVPKNLAFSLPDRAVLLLATPLRWVSRLFYPVIVVLNWIANHVVRLFRVEPKDEATSTYTLDEVATIVATSRIEGVLDDASGTVAAVVEFTDKKAKDVAVPLGDLVTLPETATPEDVERAVARHGFSRYVIVDDTEQPVGYVHLKDVLREAEGDDDAASRPIKAKRIHLMVPVAETTDLEDALALMRRSSRHLAQVRDAEGRTTAVLFLEDIIEELIGEVHDATRRGPHGRPGR, from the coding sequence ATGAACGATTGGGCCGGACTGGCGTGGCTGGTCGTGCTGCTGGCGTTCAACGCCTTCTTCGTCGGCAGCGAGTTCGCGGTGATCTCAGCGCGCCGCTCGCAGATCGAGCCCCTGGCCGAGAAGGGCTCGCGCCCAGCCAAGACGGCGCTGTGGGCCATGGAGCACGCGACGCTCATGCTCGCCACGTGTCAGCTCGGCATCACGATCTGCTCGCTGGTCATCCTCAACGTCTCCGAGCCTGCGATCCACCACCTGCTCGCCGTGCCGCTGGGGCTGACGGGCTGGGGCGAGGCGGTCGTGGACATCGTCGCCTTCGTCGTCGCGCTCGTGATCGTGTCGTACCTGCACGTGGTCTTCGGCGAGATGGTGCCGAAGAACCTCGCCTTCTCGCTGCCCGATCGCGCCGTGCTGCTGCTGGCGACCCCGCTGAGGTGGGTGTCTCGGCTGTTCTACCCCGTGATCGTCGTGCTCAACTGGATCGCCAATCACGTCGTGCGGCTGTTCCGCGTCGAGCCGAAGGATGAGGCCACCTCGACCTACACGCTCGACGAGGTCGCCACGATCGTCGCGACCTCGCGCATCGAAGGCGTGCTCGACGACGCGTCGGGCACGGTGGCGGCGGTGGTGGAGTTCACCGACAAGAAGGCGAAGGACGTGGCGGTGCCGCTGGGCGACCTCGTCACGCTGCCCGAGACGGCGACCCCCGAGGATGTCGAGCGTGCCGTGGCCCGCCACGGGTTCTCGCGCTACGTCATCGTCGACGACACCGAGCAGCCCGTCGGCTACGTGCACCTGAAGGACGTGCTGCGCGAAGCCGAGGGTGACGACGACGCGGCGTCGCGTCCGATCAAGGCCAAGCGCATCCACCTCATGGTCCCCGTCGCCGAGACGACCGATCTCGAGGACGCGCTCGCGTTGATGCGCCGCTCGAGCCGCCACCTCGCGCAGGTGCGCGACGCCGAGGGGCGCACGACGGCGGTGCTGTTCCTCGAGGACATCATCGAGGAACTCATCGGCGAGGTGCACGACGCGACGCGCCGCGGACCGCACGGTCGCCCCGGGCGCTGA
- a CDS encoding hemolysin family protein, giving the protein MDYVMLGVGLLLTVGTGLFVASEFALVNLDRADLEARQAAGESRLSMTIAALRITSTHLSSAQLGITLTTLLTGYTMEPAISNLLAPVFDGWGWAETVSRPVAAVVGVSIATVFSMILGELVPKNFALAIPRQTAKLVIPFQALFTAVFRPAVTVLNGSANGVLRAMGVEPKEELSGARSAEELSSLVRRSASAGVLEKDTASLLDRSLTFARLTTADVMTPRPSLHAVAAGDSVEDVVQLARRTGHSRFPVYDESMDDITGIVHVKQAVSVPRERRADVPAAAIAEEPLRVPEAVHLDAVLGELRARGYQMAIVVDEYGGTAGVVTLEDLVEEIVGEVLDEHDRSRAGVLRVAGDIVFPAELRPDEVLDRTGIRVPEGDVYDTVGGFMMSVLERIPVVGDTVEVEDGTLTVQRMDGRRVDRVRFEPTPLPESAEADADAGVSSGTDRRDGGERR; this is encoded by the coding sequence ATGGATTACGTCATGCTGGGCGTGGGGCTCCTGCTGACCGTCGGCACCGGTCTGTTCGTCGCGAGCGAGTTCGCGCTCGTCAATCTCGACCGCGCCGACCTCGAGGCCCGTCAGGCCGCGGGCGAATCACGGCTGTCGATGACGATCGCCGCGCTGCGCATCACCTCGACCCACCTCTCGAGCGCGCAGCTGGGCATCACGCTCACGACACTTCTGACCGGTTACACGATGGAGCCGGCGATCTCGAACCTGCTGGCGCCCGTCTTCGACGGGTGGGGCTGGGCCGAGACGGTGTCGCGCCCCGTCGCCGCCGTCGTCGGCGTCTCGATCGCGACAGTGTTCTCGATGATCCTCGGCGAGCTCGTGCCGAAGAACTTCGCCCTCGCGATTCCGCGTCAGACCGCGAAGCTCGTCATCCCCTTCCAGGCACTCTTCACCGCGGTGTTCCGGCCGGCGGTCACCGTCCTCAACGGCAGTGCCAACGGCGTGCTGCGGGCGATGGGCGTCGAGCCCAAGGAGGAGCTGTCGGGTGCGCGATCGGCGGAGGAGCTGTCGAGCCTCGTGCGTCGCTCGGCCAGCGCGGGCGTGCTCGAGAAGGACACGGCGTCGCTGCTCGACCGGTCGCTGACCTTCGCGCGCCTGACCACCGCCGACGTGATGACCCCGCGTCCGAGCCTGCACGCGGTCGCGGCCGGTGACAGCGTCGAGGACGTCGTCCAGCTCGCCCGTCGCACGGGCCACAGCCGGTTCCCGGTCTACGACGAGTCGATGGACGACATCACCGGCATCGTGCACGTCAAGCAGGCCGTGAGCGTGCCGCGCGAACGCCGCGCCGACGTGCCGGCCGCCGCCATCGCCGAAGAGCCGCTGCGCGTGCCCGAGGCCGTGCACCTCGACGCCGTCCTCGGAGAGCTGCGGGCCCGCGGCTACCAGATGGCGATCGTCGTCGACGAGTACGGCGGCACCGCCGGCGTCGTCACGCTCGAGGACCTGGTCGAGGAGATCGTCGGCGAAGTGCTCGACGAGCACGACCGCAGTCGCGCGGGCGTGCTGCGCGTCGCCGGCGACATCGTCTTCCCGGCCGAGCTGCGTCCCGACGAAGTGCTCGACCGAACCGGCATCCGGGTTCCCGAGGGCGACGTCTACGACACGGTCGGAGGGTTCATGATGAGCGTCCTCGAACGCATCCCGGTCGTCGGCGACACGGTCGAGGTCGAGGACGGCACGCTGACGGTGCAGCGCATGGACGGGCGTCGCGTCGACCGCGTCCGCTTCGAGCCCACGCCCCTGCCCGAGTCCGCCGAGGCCGATGCGGACGCGGGCGTCTCTTCGGGGACGGACCGTCGCGACGGAGGTGAGCGTCGATGA